A genomic stretch from Candidatus Nitrotoga arctica includes:
- a CDS encoding four-carbon acid sugar kinase family protein encodes MIETKIIVLDDGPTGSQTVHSCLLLTRWDQDTLHAALLDDAPLFFVLTNTRGMDALRAATVTREVCRNLKLTLTSLAAQGLHFNPIFISRLDSTLRGHYPVETDVMSEELGGATGFDAHFLIPAFFEGGRFTRDSIHYLIADGMAIPVHQTEFARDSVFGYSTSYLPDYVEEKTAGRIKANQVERFLLAQIRGDVSARLMGLHDNVCCVVDAETQADLNHFAAQLKAAAASGKRFLFRSAASLFAALAQLPPQPVAASAMRQYVRNGKPGAVIVGSHVKKTTAQLNKLLKEPGIIAIEVDVDHIATERSALLQEVLHQAALAHAAGTTPVIYTSRAERGFADQAARLAFGEQVSAFLMDVVRGLPTTLGFLISKGGITSNDVLSVGLALKVSRVLGQILPGCTVMRCPSDHPRYAEMLVVIFPGNVGDDDALAAAYRRLTG; translated from the coding sequence ATGATTGAAACCAAGATTATCGTGCTCGACGATGGTCCTACCGGCTCGCAGACGGTGCATTCCTGCCTGCTGCTAACTCGTTGGGATCAGGACACGCTGCATGCCGCGTTGCTGGATGACGCGCCGCTCTTTTTTGTCCTCACCAACACTCGTGGCATGGATGCGCTGCGTGCCGCCACGGTTACGCGCGAAGTGTGCCGCAACCTCAAGCTGACCTTGACCAGCCTGGCCGCGCAAGGGCTGCATTTCAATCCGATTTTCATCAGCCGTCTCGACTCCACGCTACGCGGTCATTACCCGGTGGAAACCGATGTAATGAGCGAAGAATTGGGCGGTGCTACAGGTTTCGACGCGCACTTCCTGATTCCGGCCTTCTTTGAAGGCGGGCGTTTCACTCGCGACAGCATCCACTATCTGATAGCCGATGGTATGGCCATACCGGTACACCAGACCGAATTCGCGCGCGACTCGGTGTTCGGCTATTCCACCAGCTACCTGCCCGATTATGTCGAGGAAAAAACCGCCGGTCGCATCAAGGCGAATCAGGTCGAGCGTTTTCTGCTCGCCCAAATACGCGGTGACGTCTCGGCGCGCCTGATGGGACTGCACGACAACGTGTGCTGTGTAGTGGATGCGGAAACTCAGGCCGATTTGAACCACTTTGCCGCGCAACTGAAGGCTGCCGCCGCCAGCGGCAAGCGCTTCCTGTTTCGCTCTGCCGCCAGCCTGTTCGCCGCACTGGCGCAACTACCGCCTCAGCCTGTGGCTGCCAGCGCCATGCGCCAGTACGTGCGCAACGGTAAACCCGGTGCGGTGATCGTCGGCTCGCACGTCAAGAAGACCACGGCGCAACTAAATAAGCTGTTGAAAGAACCGGGCATCATTGCCATCGAGGTGGACGTGGATCATATCGCCACGGAACGCTCAGCCCTATTGCAGGAAGTATTGCATCAAGCCGCACTTGCCCACGCTGCCGGTACAACACCAGTGATATATACCAGCCGCGCAGAACGCGGTTTTGCCGACCAAGCCGCGCGTTTGGCATTTGGTGAACAAGTTTCTGCGTTTCTGATGGACGTGGTACGCGGCCTGCCGACCACACTGGGCTTTCTCATCAGCAAAGGCGGCATCACTTCGAACGACGTGCTGTCCGTTGGGCTTGCGCTCAAGGTTTCGCGGGTACTCGGGCAGATTTTGCCGGGCTGCACAGTGATGCGCTGTCCGTCCGATCACCCGCGCTATGCCGAGATGTTGGTGGTGATTTTCCCCGGCAATGTCGGTGACGATGATGCACTGGCCGCGGCTTACCGCCGTTTGACTGGGTAG
- a CDS encoding ethylbenzene dehydrogenase-related protein — MMKKLLIAASLLMIPVATPAFGSDAAHGPAHDLAIPIIAVDNPGQYGGHAFHGSFKRLPPVRLDGGETYNEGVIKSKAVKGEIPMDPLNRTWHQEDPVRETSYNQYNQSWEHAPATIWSDASATEVPMGPQNLVMPGLVVASVPLVKIKSIHNDKDIAFLLTWYDSTKSETEVMEDKFSDAIAIMFPVNAGSEPSFMMGDEENPVHIVYWKAAWERDIEFGYQDVRDAYPNYNYDMYPEVIPAIGQTIDTPIRRYNEGQRQYLAAFKLRNLSRVDPERLTPVEELNAVGFGTLTRQATNNATGNGVRRFGYWSVVIKRPLNSGDVQDSVLKPGSKTMMAIAAWDGKNHNNGAGGNRGPRKNYSNGGWIPLEIE, encoded by the coding sequence ATGATGAAAAAACTATTAATAGCCGCGTCACTTCTGATGATCCCGGTTGCGACTCCTGCTTTTGGGAGTGATGCTGCGCACGGGCCAGCGCACGATTTGGCGATTCCAATTATTGCGGTTGATAATCCTGGCCAGTATGGGGGCCACGCGTTTCATGGTTCCTTCAAAAGGCTCCCACCCGTTCGTCTGGATGGGGGGGAAACGTATAATGAGGGCGTCATCAAGTCCAAAGCAGTCAAGGGAGAAATCCCGATGGACCCGTTGAACCGGACCTGGCATCAGGAAGATCCAGTCAGGGAAACCTCTTATAATCAGTACAATCAGAGCTGGGAGCACGCCCCGGCCACGATCTGGAGTGATGCTTCGGCCACTGAAGTTCCCATGGGGCCGCAGAACCTGGTGATGCCGGGTTTGGTCGTGGCTTCCGTGCCGCTGGTGAAGATCAAGTCTATCCATAATGACAAGGATATTGCCTTCTTGTTAACGTGGTATGACTCAACCAAGTCTGAAACAGAAGTAATGGAAGACAAGTTCTCTGATGCGATCGCCATTATGTTCCCGGTGAATGCGGGATCGGAGCCCTCCTTCATGATGGGTGACGAAGAGAATCCTGTTCACATTGTTTACTGGAAGGCCGCCTGGGAAAGAGATATCGAGTTTGGATATCAAGACGTCAGAGATGCTTACCCCAATTACAACTATGATATGTATCCGGAAGTGATCCCGGCAATTGGTCAAACAATTGATACCCCTATCAGACGTTATAATGAAGGTCAAAGGCAATATTTGGCGGCCTTTAAGCTCAGAAATCTCAGCAGAGTTGACCCTGAGAGGTTAACACCGGTGGAAGAGCTTAATGCTGTTGGCTTCGGAACATTGACGCGGCAGGCCACCAATAATGCAACCGGCAATGGCGTCAGACGGTTTGGCTACTGGTCGGTTGTCATCAAACGTCCTTTAAACTCCGGTGATGTTCAGGACTCCGTGCTTAAGCCTGGATCCAAGACCATGATGGCGATCGCTGCCTGGGATGGCAAAAATCACAATAATGGCGCTGGCGGCAACAGGGGGCCACGCAAGAACTATTCAAACGGAGGCTGGATACCGCTTGAAATTGAATAG
- a CDS encoding PLP-dependent cysteine synthase family protein: MQTILDAIGSTPLIQIEGIWVKLEFLNPSGSIKARIAKYMIERAENEGLLKPGDTIVEASSGNTGNAMSMVAAVKGYKMLVLMPNGLSRERTAISRAYGAEVRIIGDFHVTDALAEVRKLGNLPGYFAPQQFDNEWNVDENREWLGPEILAQLPAGVLPDAVVGGVGTGGTIIGVGQAFKAVNTACKVVALEPSESCTILCGEIGKHLIEGIADGFVPGIIQRHRALLDEVIAVESVEAVQEMRRLAREHGLFVGPSSGAHMIAAKKLREQHKIEHVVTFFCDKGEKYINDYWL; the protein is encoded by the coding sequence ATGCAAACTATTTTAGATGCTATCGGCTCAACCCCACTAATTCAGATTGAAGGGATCTGGGTTAAGTTGGAATTTCTTAATCCGTCTGGATCCATCAAGGCGCGTATTGCAAAATACATGATAGAGCGTGCCGAAAATGAAGGCTTGCTAAAACCGGGCGACACGATCGTGGAAGCGAGTAGCGGCAATACTGGTAACGCGATGAGTATGGTGGCCGCTGTCAAAGGCTACAAGATGTTGGTGTTAATGCCCAATGGATTGAGCCGTGAACGCACCGCGATCTCGCGTGCTTATGGTGCTGAAGTACGCATCATCGGTGATTTTCATGTTACGGATGCGCTGGCCGAAGTTAGAAAGTTGGGTAATCTGCCCGGTTATTTTGCCCCGCAACAATTCGATAATGAATGGAATGTAGACGAGAACCGCGAGTGGTTAGGGCCAGAAATTCTGGCCCAACTCCCTGCGGGCGTGCTGCCTGATGCGGTTGTCGGTGGTGTTGGTACCGGCGGCACAATTATCGGTGTAGGTCAGGCGTTCAAGGCAGTTAACACGGCGTGCAAGGTTGTCGCGCTTGAACCCAGTGAGTCATGCACGATACTGTGTGGCGAGATCGGGAAACACCTGATTGAGGGAATCGCTGACGGGTTTGTACCCGGTATTATTCAACGCCACCGTGCGCTGTTGGATGAAGTCATTGCGGTCGAATCCGTAGAGGCTGTGCAGGAGATGCGCCGCCTGGCGCGGGAACATGGCCTTTTCGTCGGACCATCATCCGGCGCACACATGATTGCTGCGAAGAAATTACGCGAGCAGCATAAGATCGAACATGTCGTTACATTCTTTTGCGACAAGGGTGAGAAGTACATCAATGACTATTGGCTATGA
- a CDS encoding TorD/DmsD family molecular chaperone, which produces MLTTKSETELALARADVYRFLSMAFVYPDKDRLATLHELASDMDSSISLLPYDMKEEYQAFTSLIETVDVTALQPDFTEMFLTRMFCPSSETTYGKNSFNQPNILGDISGFYKAFGFVMKDDAGVSFDQITVELEFMSFLELKIAYALDQAMEENIDICLSAERRFLEQHIGKWTGVFGENLAARANEAYYRNLGLLLSKFMGSELKFFGIEVDSRIKELPKSDYEGPVDCPQQTGTEMDEPLPLH; this is translated from the coding sequence ATGTTAACGACGAAATCGGAAACAGAGTTGGCCCTCGCGAGGGCAGATGTTTACAGGTTTTTATCAATGGCCTTTGTCTATCCAGACAAAGATAGACTCGCCACGTTGCACGAACTTGCCTCCGATATGGATAGTTCAATCAGCCTGCTTCCTTATGATATGAAGGAAGAGTACCAGGCCTTTACCAGTCTGATCGAGACCGTCGACGTGACCGCGCTCCAGCCGGATTTTACCGAGATGTTTTTAACCCGTATGTTTTGCCCGTCGAGTGAAACCACCTATGGGAAAAACAGTTTCAACCAGCCGAATATTCTGGGCGACATCAGTGGCTTCTATAAAGCCTTTGGCTTTGTCATGAAAGACGATGCCGGGGTTTCATTTGATCAGATAACCGTCGAGCTTGAGTTCATGAGCTTTCTGGAATTAAAGATCGCCTATGCCCTGGATCAGGCGATGGAAGAGAATATCGATATCTGCCTGTCGGCGGAAAGAAGGTTCCTTGAGCAGCATATCGGGAAATGGACGGGCGTGTTCGGTGAAAATCTGGCGGCGAGAGCGAATGAAGCCTATTACCGAAACCTGGGCCTGTTGTTATCAAAATTCATGGGGTCGGAACTTAAATTCTTTGGCATTGAAGTGGACAGCAGAATAAAAGAATTGCCCAAATCGGATTATGAGGGGCCGGTGGATTGTCCTCAACAGACCGGCACCGAAATGGATGAACCTTTGCCTCTTCATTAG
- a CDS encoding 4Fe-4S dicluster domain-containing protein: MAKVRNWQLGREMDYPYEENRPGRQVSMLFDLNKCIACQSCTMACKTTWTAGKGQETIFWNNVESKPYGFYPLAWDVKVLALLGEQAQPWSGNKYNGTTIFEDLGMNQRIKGYLPDEMDYAHPNLGEDECLKILDGEGDYIKGPTHKNWGFFFPRICNHCTFPGCLAACPRKAIYKRQEDGIVLIDASRCRGYRECVAACPYKKSFYNDTTRTGEKCISCYPKVEAGLMTQCVTQCIGKIRLFGFKSADYDKITSKQVRENNPIDFLVHVRKIALPIYPQFGTEPNNMYLPPVHVNPDFLAQVFGPGVENSIKQYRNAGKDKELLAALLLFGTTERICDTFKLEGNETVGYDPQGKEIIRVPLTEPVYIRQVKNLKTGAFLTNNS, translated from the coding sequence ATGGCAAAAGTTAGAAATTGGCAACTGGGCAGGGAAATGGATTACCCCTACGAAGAAAACAGGCCAGGTCGGCAAGTATCCATGTTATTCGACTTGAATAAATGTATCGCCTGTCAGTCTTGTACCATGGCGTGCAAAACGACCTGGACGGCTGGTAAAGGCCAGGAAACGATATTCTGGAATAACGTGGAATCGAAGCCTTATGGATTCTATCCGCTTGCTTGGGATGTGAAGGTTTTGGCCCTCCTGGGAGAACAGGCGCAACCCTGGTCAGGCAACAAATACAACGGCACGACGATCTTTGAAGACCTGGGCATGAATCAACGGATCAAGGGTTATCTGCCCGATGAAATGGACTATGCGCATCCGAACCTTGGGGAAGATGAGTGCCTTAAAATCCTGGATGGTGAAGGGGATTATATCAAGGGTCCGACGCATAAGAACTGGGGTTTCTTCTTCCCGCGGATATGTAACCACTGTACCTTCCCCGGTTGTTTGGCAGCGTGCCCGAGAAAGGCGATCTACAAGCGGCAAGAAGATGGGATCGTTTTGATTGATGCGTCCCGCTGCAGAGGATACAGAGAATGCGTTGCAGCTTGTCCTTACAAAAAGTCGTTCTACAATGACACCACACGGACCGGTGAAAAGTGCATATCGTGCTATCCGAAAGTAGAGGCTGGGTTGATGACGCAATGCGTTACTCAATGCATCGGAAAGATCCGTCTCTTTGGTTTCAAGTCAGCCGATTACGATAAGATCACCAGCAAGCAAGTCCGGGAAAACAACCCGATCGATTTCCTGGTGCACGTGAGGAAGATTGCACTGCCGATCTATCCCCAGTTCGGTACCGAGCCAAACAACATGTACTTGCCGCCTGTCCATGTTAACCCTGATTTCCTGGCCCAAGTATTTGGCCCCGGCGTTGAGAACTCCATCAAGCAATACCGGAATGCTGGCAAGGACAAGGAGCTTCTAGCCGCGTTGTTACTCTTTGGAACGACCGAACGGATCTGCGACACGTTCAAGCTTGAGGGTAATGAGACGGTTGGTTATGATCCACAAGGAAAAGAGATTATCCGGGTTCCCTTGACTGAACCTGTTTATATCAGGCAGGTCAAGAACTTGAAGACCGGCGCATTTCTTACCAATAACTCATAA
- a CDS encoding molybdopterin-dependent oxidoreductase: MMEIKNNIGRRSFLKLSATAGLAVMANNAFAASPFLKPYVVDNPLKSYPNRDWEKVYRDMFHVDSEFIFLCAPNDTHNCLLKAHVKNDVVIRISPSYGYGDAEDMDGNRASHRWEPRICNKGMVMNRKAYSDRRPKGAMVRTGFKAWAEAGYPRTGANGFPDQKYLQRGKEPFIKLPWTEAYALAAGALENIARTYSGDKGAALLTRQGYDPEMIASMHGCGCKTMKFRAGMAALGVLRIYSIKRFSQGLALLDAYVRNIGPDEASGAKVLDSYSWHTDLAPGCPMVSGHQQLDYEFMVYEHAKLIVFWGNNFVCTKMPDLHWVSEARLKGCHIVDISIDYHATANKADDVIILRPGTDPALGLGVCHLLIKNNQYDENYLRANTDMPLLIRTDNWKNLKASDIFADYKLAELTHHLKVMKPGEEPTQPVAFQATAFVSEEIRKFWGDNVVWDKKTNKAVPLTRDECGARYAAKGIDSALTGDYEVTLVDGKKIKVTTVFQLHKEYLEEYTAENTSIMTGVPMEAIVDLANLFHKHRGQAIISTGAGTNHYFNSTLKDRGFLLLSALTDIIGHIGGCTFGNYVGNYRQSVFGGFGQYLLEDPFNPELDGRKMVTKMAHYTDDESAHYYNYGDRPLRNGTRLLTDPGHMPAPTKVLWQANSNSSLGNAKGHYDMVVNTLPRWEAIFYSDWNWTASCEYSDIVWGVDSWLENKHTDMACSCSNPFLTVSPITPLRRFQDTVGDAEVPAGIFRAFTALTGDQRFADYFKFVGTNPAGNPADRDSEVYGQRVLNAGSATRGMVFAEIREKAKRGVPTIFMARTYPRISGWEQTAEGGGLPWYTKSGRLEFYMDDPRLIDGGENLTVYRTPIDSSHYEPNVIVGNSRAFALMETPEMRGLERMGNSLKIAENRQGRNVILTTKELMATTHPLRPHGYEFCFNSPKYRHGAHTTPIDTDLMTLWWGPFGDIYRHDKRQPSVGEGFVDVNPLDAKRFGIDEGDYIWVDADPGDRPYKGWKEGTPEYALARFMVRCRYFPGMSQGSMRMYYNAYAATYGSMEGARTRADGLAKSPRTNYQAMFRSGNHQSCTRAWINPTGTTDTVANKKVFGQEIIIGMQNDVHCANGSPKESYVKIELAEKGGVNGGVWHIAAKGYRPTYESLQMKTYLQGGFTSR, from the coding sequence ATGATGGAAATCAAGAACAACATAGGCAGGCGCAGCTTTTTAAAGCTGTCTGCCACCGCCGGACTCGCTGTAATGGCCAATAACGCCTTTGCAGCATCACCATTTCTGAAGCCGTATGTCGTTGACAACCCTCTGAAGTCCTACCCGAATAGAGACTGGGAGAAGGTTTACCGGGACATGTTCCATGTTGACAGCGAATTTATATTTCTGTGTGCGCCGAATGACACGCACAACTGCCTGCTCAAGGCCCACGTAAAGAATGACGTAGTCATCCGCATCTCGCCGTCGTACGGCTACGGAGATGCCGAAGATATGGATGGAAACCGTGCCAGTCACCGCTGGGAGCCGCGGATCTGTAACAAGGGCATGGTCATGAACAGAAAGGCCTATTCTGACAGACGGCCCAAAGGCGCGATGGTCAGAACCGGCTTCAAGGCCTGGGCAGAAGCGGGTTATCCGCGGACGGGCGCAAACGGCTTCCCGGATCAAAAATATCTGCAACGTGGCAAAGAACCCTTCATCAAACTGCCCTGGACCGAGGCTTACGCGTTGGCCGCTGGCGCATTGGAGAACATCGCCCGGACCTATTCCGGTGACAAAGGCGCTGCGTTACTGACGCGCCAAGGCTATGACCCGGAGATGATTGCGTCGATGCACGGCTGCGGCTGTAAGACCATGAAATTCCGGGCCGGGATGGCCGCCTTGGGGGTGTTACGAATCTATTCGATCAAGCGGTTTTCGCAAGGATTGGCCCTGCTGGACGCCTATGTCAGAAATATCGGACCCGACGAAGCGAGTGGCGCCAAAGTATTGGACAGCTATTCCTGGCATACCGATCTGGCGCCCGGATGTCCTATGGTTTCCGGTCACCAACAGTTGGATTATGAGTTCATGGTCTATGAGCACGCCAAGCTGATTGTCTTCTGGGGAAACAACTTCGTCTGTACCAAGATGCCGGACCTTCATTGGGTCAGTGAAGCGCGGCTCAAAGGCTGCCATATCGTCGACATCTCCATCGACTACCACGCGACCGCGAACAAGGCGGATGACGTCATTATTCTTCGGCCCGGTACGGATCCGGCGCTGGGTCTGGGGGTGTGTCATCTGCTCATCAAGAATAATCAGTATGACGAAAATTATCTGAGAGCCAATACGGACATGCCGCTGTTGATCAGAACGGATAACTGGAAAAACCTGAAGGCCTCGGACATTTTTGCGGACTACAAGCTGGCCGAACTGACGCACCATCTCAAGGTGATGAAGCCCGGGGAAGAACCGACGCAACCGGTGGCGTTCCAAGCCACGGCCTTTGTTTCAGAAGAAATCCGCAAGTTCTGGGGCGACAATGTAGTCTGGGATAAGAAGACCAACAAAGCCGTACCGCTGACCCGGGATGAATGCGGCGCACGCTATGCGGCGAAGGGCATCGACTCGGCCTTGACCGGCGATTATGAAGTGACCCTGGTCGACGGCAAGAAGATCAAGGTTACGACGGTATTCCAGTTGCACAAAGAATACCTGGAGGAATACACGGCCGAGAACACCTCGATCATGACCGGCGTTCCAATGGAAGCCATCGTTGACCTGGCCAACCTGTTCCACAAGCACCGAGGGCAAGCAATCATCAGCACCGGTGCGGGAACCAATCACTACTTCAATTCGACCCTGAAGGATCGTGGCTTCCTGCTGCTATCGGCACTTACAGATATCATTGGCCATATTGGCGGATGTACGTTTGGTAACTACGTGGGTAACTACAGACAGTCCGTCTTTGGCGGGTTTGGTCAGTACCTTCTGGAAGATCCGTTCAATCCTGAACTGGATGGCCGTAAGATGGTCACCAAAATGGCTCACTATACCGATGACGAATCTGCCCATTACTACAACTATGGCGATCGGCCCTTAAGGAACGGAACCCGGTTGCTGACGGATCCTGGTCATATGCCGGCACCGACCAAGGTTCTGTGGCAAGCGAACTCCAACTCCTCACTGGGCAATGCCAAAGGTCACTACGACATGGTCGTCAATACCCTGCCGAGATGGGAAGCGATATTTTACAGTGACTGGAACTGGACTGCCTCTTGTGAATATTCCGACATCGTCTGGGGTGTGGACTCGTGGTTGGAAAACAAGCATACCGACATGGCCTGCTCCTGCTCCAACCCGTTCCTGACCGTTTCCCCGATCACCCCGCTGAGGCGGTTCCAGGATACCGTAGGCGATGCCGAAGTGCCTGCCGGAATCTTCAGAGCCTTTACCGCGCTGACCGGTGATCAACGGTTTGCCGACTACTTCAAGTTTGTGGGCACCAACCCTGCCGGCAATCCGGCGGATCGGGATTCCGAAGTTTATGGTCAACGGGTTCTCAACGCCGGCTCCGCCACCCGCGGGATGGTTTTTGCTGAGATCCGGGAAAAAGCCAAGCGAGGCGTTCCGACCATCTTCATGGCCAGAACCTATCCGAGAATCAGCGGCTGGGAACAAACGGCTGAAGGCGGCGGCTTGCCTTGGTACACCAAGAGCGGTCGGTTGGAATTTTACATGGATGACCCGCGGTTGATTGATGGCGGCGAGAATCTCACCGTCTATCGCACCCCGATTGATTCAAGCCACTACGAGCCGAATGTCATCGTCGGTAACAGCCGCGCGTTTGCATTGATGGAAACCCCCGAGATGCGTGGTCTGGAAAGAATGGGCAACAGCCTTAAAATTGCCGAAAACCGGCAAGGGCGGAACGTCATCCTGACGACCAAAGAACTGATGGCGACCACCCATCCGCTGCGGCCGCACGGCTATGAGTTCTGCTTCAATTCGCCCAAGTACCGGCACGGCGCTCACACCACCCCGATTGATACGGACTTGATGACCCTGTGGTGGGGACCGTTTGGCGACATCTACCGTCATGACAAGCGTCAACCGTCCGTGGGTGAAGGATTCGTGGACGTTAACCCGCTCGACGCCAAGCGCTTCGGTATCGATGAAGGCGACTATATCTGGGTGGATGCGGATCCCGGCGACCGTCCTTACAAAGGCTGGAAAGAAGGCACACCGGAATATGCCCTGGCCCGGTTCATGGTCAGATGCAGATACTTCCCCGGTATGTCGCAAGGTTCCATGCGGATGTATTACAACGCCTATGCCGCCACGTATGGCAGTATGGAAGGTGCGCGGACCCGGGCGGATGGATTGGCGAAGAGCCCAAGGACCAACTATCAGGCCATGTTCCGCTCCGGAAACCATCAAAGCTGCACCCGCGCGTGGATCAACCCGACCGGTACCACTGACACCGTGGCCAACAAGAAGGTCTTTGGACAGGAAATTATTATCGGGATGCAGAATGACGTCCACTGCGCCAATGGTTCTCCCAAGGAATCGTATGTGAAGATCGAGCTGGCTGAAAAAGGCGGCGTCAACGGGGGTGTTTGGCATATTGCCGCTAAAGGCTACCGGCCGACCTATGAGAGCCTTCAAATGAAGACTTATCTCCAGGGCGGGTTTACAAGCAGATAA
- a CDS encoding DUF4157 domain-containing protein, whose protein sequence is MYRKRKMGMHTFAPKENQQPVNSRLVPVAKLAVSSPGDLHEQEAERLAERVTRLSGPLTQPAAGTTPASGAALPDELRSYFEPRFGHDFSRVRVHTDARAARSAQALGAQAYTLGNNMVLGAGQYAPHTGAGRQLLAHELAHVVQQDNGSVAPMIQRRLLVTGSKKDIQAALYLLEPASGFTLQHDPKTHEVTITASKLKPQSFVLAGQLATIMSDSKRDAEIHLGQDQPRVSFGSFPGSSQALDDNPVQEIRIDQMVALERDVPGAGVAKMAHEIVENYAGHDPQVKEYAWQFAFGEAHSRALDAENAIEGELGQPGARRNTFSVSIDPGKGKPPFFREIEDRGTHFLVLDKSRDKGIVSNARRVPRVRVASYTINGFMASSNTLPKTAAADLAAIVKDLKKNPTASAFVEGFASLGKTADENARLADKWAFELRDQVILLAKDQTGVSWHRFETIGQPDKSRNSVVVTIDRPDI, encoded by the coding sequence TTGTATCGAAAAAGGAAAATGGGAATGCATACCTTTGCGCCAAAAGAAAATCAACAACCGGTAAATTCCAGACTTGTCCCTGTGGCAAAACTGGCCGTTAGTTCTCCCGGCGACCTGCACGAGCAGGAGGCCGAGCGCCTGGCCGAGCGGGTCACACGCCTGTCTGGACCCCTGACGCAGCCGGCAGCCGGGACTACCCCTGCTAGCGGCGCAGCGCTTCCCGATGAGCTACGCTCTTATTTTGAACCGCGTTTCGGGCATGATTTCAGCCGCGTGCGCGTGCATACAGATGCGCGCGCAGCCCGCTCCGCGCAAGCCCTGGGGGCCCAGGCCTATACGCTCGGAAATAACATGGTGCTCGGCGCGGGACAGTATGCGCCGCACACCGGCGCAGGTAGGCAGTTGCTGGCACACGAACTGGCACACGTCGTACAGCAGGATAATGGCAGCGTCGCACCCATGATCCAGCGTCGGCTGTTGGTCACAGGTAGCAAGAAAGATATCCAGGCCGCCCTGTACCTGCTCGAACCGGCCAGCGGCTTTACCCTACAGCATGACCCGAAGACCCACGAGGTTACGATCACGGCTTCAAAGCTCAAGCCGCAGTCATTCGTGCTGGCCGGCCAGCTGGCCACCATTATGAGCGACTCCAAACGGGATGCCGAGATCCATCTTGGACAAGACCAGCCTCGCGTAAGCTTTGGATCGTTTCCTGGCAGTTCACAAGCACTCGATGATAATCCGGTGCAAGAGATTCGCATCGACCAGATGGTGGCATTGGAACGGGATGTACCCGGTGCCGGCGTGGCGAAAATGGCACACGAGATTGTCGAAAACTATGCTGGCCATGATCCGCAAGTAAAGGAGTATGCGTGGCAGTTTGCCTTTGGCGAAGCGCATAGCAGGGCACTGGATGCGGAGAACGCTATCGAGGGTGAACTGGGGCAGCCCGGCGCCCGCCGCAATACTTTTTCGGTGTCCATCGACCCCGGCAAAGGAAAGCCGCCCTTCTTCAGGGAGATCGAAGATCGGGGGACTCATTTCCTTGTTTTGGATAAATCCCGCGATAAGGGCATTGTGTCGAACGCCCGCCGTGTGCCACGCGTCCGTGTGGCAAGCTACACCATCAATGGCTTTATGGCCAGTTCCAATACCCTGCCGAAAACGGCTGCTGCGGACTTGGCCGCTATTGTGAAAGACCTCAAGAAAAATCCGACCGCCTCGGCGTTTGTAGAAGGTTTTGCCAGCCTCGGAAAGACGGCAGACGAGAATGCGCGCTTGGCGGATAAATGGGCATTTGAGTTGCGTGATCAGGTGATTCTTCTGGCGAAAGACCAAACGGGCGTAAGCTGGCATCGCTTCGAAACGATCGGCCAGCCCGACAAATCCCGCAACAGCGTGGTGGTCACCATCGATCGCCCAGACATATAG